One segment of Acidimicrobiia bacterium DNA contains the following:
- the rpmG gene encoding 50S ribosomal protein L33 produces MPSDKRPPITLACDTCKRRNYVTVKSKTNTRDRLELKKFCRWCRQHTAHRETR; encoded by the coding sequence ATGCCAAGCGACAAGAGGCCGCCGATAACGCTCGCGTGTGACACGTGCAAGCGGCGCAACTACGTGACCGTGAAGAGCAAGACCAACACCCGCGACCGCCTCGAGCTCAAGAAGTTCTGCCGGTGGTGCCGCCAGCACACGGCGCATCGAGAGACTCGTTAG